From a region of the Odoribacter splanchnicus DSM 20712 genome:
- a CDS encoding RagB/SusD family nutrient uptake outer membrane protein, with protein MKQINYILIMLLLCCITACNDWLEVAPQAEKEEAEMFEKEVGFRNVLIGAYIRMKSNNLYGEDLTYGSIEMLAQHWTNTDDLGKYLKAYNYEQSVVETKINSFYGNLYKVIADVNGLLNNIDARKEMFEGNNFEIIKGEALAIRAFCHFDVLRLFGPIPTNLPEGTILPYVTTVSIVPNRLVSYNDFTTKLLADLDEAERCLEGNDPILTASIKELSTLEVAQDDNFLCDRQMRMNYYAVCALKARVQLWLGNKNEALKYAQKVIDAKDPNGNVMFRLGSATDCANGDLIFSSEHIFNLNVYNLSDFKISAANTFYTNSTALKYFWASETTDIRRGKMWKEVYDNYWWTYYYYMTKYTQATNMPVWAKNSIPLFRLAEMYLIAMECGSIQNANDLYKEVCIARDITPVTFGSTEELSETLILEYNREFYGEGQAFYAYKRLGRSKIFGTSTVGSALIYVLPLPKAESLYIQ; from the coding sequence ATGAAACAGATAAATTACATACTCATAATGTTGCTGCTGTGTTGTATCACTGCATGTAACGATTGGTTGGAGGTTGCTCCACAAGCTGAAAAAGAAGAGGCTGAAATGTTTGAAAAAGAAGTAGGATTCCGAAATGTTTTGATTGGCGCATACATCCGCATGAAGTCGAATAACCTGTATGGAGAAGATCTGACTTACGGAAGCATAGAAATGTTAGCACAACATTGGACTAATACTGACGATTTAGGCAAATATTTAAAAGCTTATAATTACGAACAGAGTGTTGTGGAAACTAAAATCAATAGTTTCTATGGAAATCTATACAAAGTAATTGCTGATGTCAATGGCCTATTAAATAACATCGATGCTCGAAAAGAGATGTTCGAGGGCAATAACTTCGAAATTATCAAAGGAGAGGCATTGGCTATCCGGGCTTTTTGTCACTTCGATGTATTGCGCCTATTCGGTCCCATACCGACTAATTTGCCCGAAGGAACCATTCTTCCTTACGTCACTACAGTCTCTATTGTCCCTAATCGTTTAGTCTCCTATAACGATTTTACTACCAAATTATTGGCTGATTTAGATGAAGCCGAAAGATGTTTGGAAGGGAATGACCCAATTCTTACAGCTTCTATCAAAGAGTTAAGTACATTGGAAGTGGCTCAAGACGATAATTTCTTGTGTGACCGTCAAATGCGTATGAATTATTATGCTGTTTGTGCCTTAAAAGCTCGCGTACAGTTGTGGTTAGGGAACAAAAATGAAGCATTGAAATATGCCCAAAAAGTAATTGATGCCAAAGATCCCAATGGCAACGTGATGTTCCGTTTGGGCTCTGCCACGGATTGTGCCAATGGAGACTTAATCTTCTCTTCTGAACACATCTTCAATTTGAACGTGTACAATCTGAGTGATTTTAAAATTAGTGCTGCTAATACATTCTACACCAATAGCACGGCACTAAAATATTTCTGGGCTTCGGAAACCACAGACATTCGTCGTGGGAAAATGTGGAAAGAGGTATATGACAATTATTGGTGGACCTATTACTACTATATGACCAAATATACCCAAGCTACCAATATGCCGGTTTGGGCTAAAAACTCTATTCCTTTATTCCGCTTGGCTGAAATGTATCTGATTGCGATGGAATGTGGATCTATCCAAAATGCAAACGACTTATATAAAGAAGTGTGTATTGCTCGCGATATTACTCCGGTAACTTTTGGCAGCACGGAAGAATTATCAGAAACGTTGATTTTAGAATACAATCGGGAATTTTACGGCGAAGGACAAGCTTTCTATGCTTACAAACGTTTGGGTAGAAGCAAAATTTTCGGAACCTCTACCGTCGGATCTGCATTAATCTATGTATTGCCTTTACCGAAAGCAGAAAGTCTTTACATCCAATAA
- a CDS encoding DUF4843 domain-containing protein, which translates to MKKVTYLFILFLGIASTGCQEEKGFLFQDVTRISFSPKEAGNYEMTYSFIWGTQNRDTVYLPVSISGRTADHDRQIEVVQIPGYDVTYNYDDQGYLTDSIITEWSNSAVAGKHYIAFDDAEAKALLKIKAGEITGYVPVIVLRNTSLKTEKVRLRIQLVASNDLELGQAKNLIMLLNISDQLEQPVNWTRYSTAQSYLGTYSKPKHELMIKVLQDKVDEEWLEQMANDRPNLIFWRGKFQEALNAFNNDLVNIASGKAPLREDPNDSNSAEVTFPSNV; encoded by the coding sequence ATGAAAAAAGTAACATATTTATTTATACTGTTTTTGGGCATTGCATCTACAGGATGCCAGGAAGAAAAAGGATTCTTGTTTCAAGATGTCACACGTATCAGTTTTAGCCCGAAAGAAGCGGGGAATTACGAAATGACCTACTCTTTCATTTGGGGAACTCAAAATCGAGACACCGTTTATTTGCCTGTCTCTATCTCCGGAAGAACGGCTGACCACGATCGTCAGATTGAAGTTGTGCAAATTCCGGGATATGATGTTACCTACAATTACGATGATCAAGGCTATTTGACTGATTCTATCATTACGGAATGGAGCAATTCTGCCGTTGCCGGGAAACATTATATCGCCTTTGATGATGCTGAAGCAAAAGCATTATTGAAAATCAAAGCAGGAGAGATTACCGGATATGTTCCTGTCATAGTTCTCCGTAATACCTCTTTGAAAACAGAAAAAGTTCGTCTCCGAATACAATTGGTGGCTTCCAACGATTTGGAATTGGGGCAAGCTAAAAATTTAATTATGCTGTTAAATATTTCAGATCAATTGGAACAACCTGTTAATTGGACTCGATATAGCACTGCACAGAGCTATTTGGGCACCTACAGCAAACCGAAACACGAACTGATGATCAAGGTATTGCAAGACAAAGTGGACGAAGAGTGGTTGGAGCAGATGGCCAATGATCGACCGAATCTGATTTTTTGGAGAGGAAAATTCCAGGAAGCATTGAATGCCTTCAATAACGACCTGGTAAATATCGCCAGTGGAAAAGCTCCTTTGCGAGAAGATCCGAACGATAGCAATAGTGCAGAGGTTACTTTTCCAAGCAACGTTTAA
- a CDS encoding PKD-like family lipoprotein: MRILHFIFTLCIACLEIACYEDKGNYDYTDKLEITVSGIQEAYNRTVGETISLKPQITPANREYDCFWGIIAFNSGSNNIDTISYEQDLDYKISLRTGSYNLLFCAKDKATGIYAYERYNLTVGTETTDAWWVLKENSNGTDLDLITPTKTMPDFISSINGKQMAGAPVSLAFTLYYSEFDSTTNTNVKISSVFVASEQDIVALDYYSGRLIRDYDNFFYEFPQNRKVTHLFNGPSDIHAVIDNHVYTIPAMKSSAPYTRFSIKVDGNYQLSSQYHAVGAKQPLLYDEISSSFCSVTRGTSLLMYTDNSGISPNNMNMELIFIGSRSPNIYAPGDVAYAIMKNGNQYYLINIDGTLINRVNSNPIKEMVKIPSDKGVLNADFRTLNENNDIIYYTKGNDIFACKLDTFEEIPQNLGIGSGETITYMEYVKFAPYGGNTDWFDYVVIATHQNGQYKLYLHPIQAGNIQPAEKVYTGEGKVKKALFIKLVQFSWGTGVHDSISS; the protein is encoded by the coding sequence ATGAGAATATTACATTTTATATTTACCTTGTGTATAGCCTGTTTAGAAATCGCCTGTTATGAAGATAAAGGCAATTACGACTATACAGACAAATTGGAAATCACTGTTTCGGGAATACAAGAAGCCTACAACCGAACTGTTGGCGAAACCATTTCACTAAAACCCCAAATTACACCGGCCAATCGGGAATACGACTGTTTTTGGGGTATTATCGCATTCAACAGTGGCTCCAACAACATAGACACTATCTCTTATGAACAGGACTTGGATTACAAGATCAGTTTAAGAACCGGAAGTTATAATTTGCTTTTCTGTGCAAAGGACAAAGCAACAGGTATTTATGCTTATGAGAGATACAACCTGACCGTGGGAACAGAAACCACAGATGCTTGGTGGGTCCTAAAAGAAAATAGCAATGGCACCGATTTGGATTTGATTACTCCTACCAAAACCATGCCCGATTTTATCTCCAGTATCAACGGTAAACAGATGGCCGGAGCTCCGGTATCTTTAGCTTTCACTCTTTATTATAGCGAATTCGATTCAACAACGAACACTAACGTAAAGATTAGTTCTGTCTTTGTCGCTAGCGAACAGGACATTGTGGCTTTAGACTATTATAGTGGAAGATTAATCAGAGATTATGACAACTTCTTCTATGAATTCCCTCAAAATCGGAAAGTAACCCACCTGTTTAATGGTCCTAGTGATATTCACGCTGTGATTGACAATCACGTCTACACCATCCCAGCGATGAAAAGTAGTGCCCCTTACACCCGATTTTCAATTAAAGTGGACGGCAATTACCAGTTGTCTTCTCAATACCATGCTGTCGGGGCAAAACAACCGCTGTTGTATGATGAAATCTCTTCCTCTTTCTGTAGCGTAACAAGAGGAACTTCCCTTCTAATGTACACAGATAACTCGGGCATTTCACCCAACAACATGAATATGGAATTAATTTTCATAGGTAGTAGATCTCCCAATATATATGCTCCAGGAGACGTGGCATATGCTATCATGAAAAATGGAAACCAATATTACTTGATAAACATAGATGGTACCCTCATCAATCGAGTAAACAGCAATCCCATCAAAGAAATGGTAAAGATTCCTTCCGATAAGGGAGTATTGAATGCAGATTTTAGAACACTCAATGAAAACAACGATATCATTTATTATACCAAAGGTAATGACATATTTGCTTGTAAACTAGATACTTTTGAAGAGATTCCTCAGAATCTGGGCATTGGCAGTGGAGAAACTATCACCTATATGGAGTATGTTAAATTTGCTCCTTATGGTGGTAATACGGACTGGTTTGATTATGTTGTCATTGCTACCCACCAAAACGGACAATACAAACTCTACTTGCATCCGATACAAGCCGGAAATATTCAGCCGGCAGAGAAAGTATACACTGGAGAAGGCAAAGTAAAAAAAGCATTATTTATCAAATTGGTACAATTTTCTTGGGGAACGGGAGTGCACGATTCTATCAGTTCTTAA
- a CDS encoding TlpA family protein disulfide reductase — translation MITKQLIVYLLACMGLLACSASSVTIEGKDGINRQKEYYLYGCQAGSLIPIASALIDSNGCFRLNVPLPQEGFYLLGTEQGVMHPFYLKGNETIRLRFQTNGMILEGEQTPENQALSQWEQAATLVREHAFLYERFGGGYSTDPATFTQELEDLLRVRQQLKPEKATGNATFNSLLKAKMEADVDFYALAYLQRNAGNLSDTIRLSNYYQKMQPEKTLQQPALLQLPYAGEMLRTYVWYKYGDPIELREAFKYKSTCLIDSTFQQHYLYNEIRRFRYYEQYQQLIDSVGKTFFGKSYQNGLEITEKQLAWSKPGIPAVDFKGMQPDSSSLALSELFGKVIVVDVWATWCSPCRMMIPYFKQLEKELEGEEIEFLSVCIGTFVEWDRWKKIIATEELTGHLIFINSWIKGFAKEYRIVGVPRFLIFDREGRIVSVNAPAPNKPALKKLILKTLGK, via the coding sequence ATGATCACGAAACAACTCATAGTTTATTTACTAGCCTGTATGGGATTATTGGCCTGTAGTGCTTCTTCTGTGACCATCGAAGGAAAAGATGGAATAAACCGGCAGAAAGAGTACTACCTATACGGTTGTCAAGCGGGTAGTTTAATTCCTATTGCTTCTGCTCTAATCGATTCAAATGGCTGTTTCCGTTTAAATGTTCCATTGCCTCAAGAAGGTTTCTATTTATTGGGAACAGAACAGGGCGTTATGCATCCGTTCTATCTGAAAGGAAACGAAACGATTCGGCTTCGCTTTCAAACGAATGGAATGATATTAGAAGGAGAACAGACTCCTGAAAATCAAGCATTGTCCCAATGGGAACAAGCCGCAACTTTGGTCCGGGAACATGCTTTTCTATATGAACGTTTCGGAGGTGGATACAGCACAGATCCGGCAACTTTCACACAAGAATTGGAAGATTTGCTTCGAGTTCGCCAACAACTCAAACCGGAAAAGGCTACCGGCAATGCCACTTTCAACTCTTTGTTAAAGGCTAAAATGGAAGCTGATGTCGATTTCTATGCCCTTGCTTACCTGCAACGAAATGCCGGAAATCTTTCCGATACGATAAGATTATCCAACTATTATCAAAAAATGCAACCGGAAAAAACATTGCAACAACCTGCATTGTTACAACTTCCTTATGCCGGAGAGATGTTACGAACATACGTGTGGTACAAATACGGAGATCCTATCGAACTGCGAGAAGCATTCAAGTACAAATCAACCTGCCTGATAGACTCTACATTTCAACAACACTATTTGTATAATGAAATCAGGCGTTTTCGTTATTACGAACAATACCAACAGCTGATAGATAGTGTGGGAAAGACATTTTTCGGGAAATCCTATCAAAACGGATTAGAAATAACCGAAAAACAGTTGGCTTGGTCAAAACCGGGTATTCCTGCTGTTGATTTCAAAGGAATGCAACCGGATAGCAGTTCATTGGCCCTCTCTGAACTATTCGGAAAAGTCATTGTCGTAGATGTTTGGGCCACCTGGTGCTCCCCTTGCCGAATGATGATACCCTATTTCAAACAGTTGGAAAAAGAGTTGGAAGGAGAAGAGATAGAATTTCTAAGTGTCTGCATCGGAACCTTCGTCGAATGGGATAGGTGGAAAAAGATTATTGCAACAGAAGAACTTACCGGCCACTTGATTTTTATTAACAGCTGGATCAAAGGTTTTGCCAAAGAGTATCGAATCGTTGGAGTTCCTCGGTTTCTAATTTTCGACCGCGAAGGCAGAATCGTTTCCGTCAATGCTCCTGCACCAAATAAACCAGCCCTCAAAAAGTTGATTCTAAAAACGTTGGGGAAATAA
- a CDS encoding Lnb N-terminal periplasmic domain-containing protein, giving the protein MKKIIFLFIISSLISIKGIGLTLSPETEVSILTCAPGNELYSLFGHTAIRINDPRHQIDRVYNYGTFDFSTPHFYLKYARGLLPYQLTVQKFSHFIYNYQLEERTVYAQTIRLDSLEKQRIFDLLEENLLPQNRYYLYNFLFDNCTTRSRDILLKSLPDSVAWNMPDVNKNFWNLLDEYLQASPWVQWGIHTILGQRGNRTATTFQYMFLPDYLMYGLKNARYDGQLLAEPAEVLYQAPEMNLSNSWYGTPLFVFALGCLLLILLLQYVKSRSLLNVISLIFLLFTGIVGILIVFLGGFTAHPITAPNWNILWANPLNLFVIPFIFRKALPLFIRKYLKFYLAILAIAIPVWAIAQPAVPMASISLIILMIYLCFRLRNEKR; this is encoded by the coding sequence ATGAAAAAGATCATCTTTTTATTTATAATAAGCAGTCTGATTTCTATTAAAGGAATAGGATTAACACTCTCTCCGGAGACCGAAGTCAGTATCCTGACTTGTGCTCCCGGCAACGAATTATACTCTCTTTTCGGTCATACGGCCATCCGGATCAACGATCCCCGACACCAAATCGACAGGGTGTACAATTATGGCACTTTCGACTTCTCTACTCCCCATTTTTATTTAAAATATGCACGAGGCCTGCTTCCTTATCAGCTGACTGTTCAGAAATTCTCCCATTTCATATACAATTATCAGCTGGAAGAACGTACGGTCTACGCTCAAACTATCCGGCTGGATTCGCTGGAAAAACAACGGATTTTCGATCTGCTCGAAGAGAACCTGCTCCCGCAAAACCGCTATTATCTCTACAACTTTCTATTCGATAATTGTACCACCCGAAGCAGGGATATCTTATTAAAAAGTTTACCCGACAGTGTCGCCTGGAATATGCCGGATGTAAACAAAAATTTCTGGAATCTACTGGATGAGTACTTGCAAGCTTCCCCTTGGGTACAATGGGGCATACATACGATCCTGGGGCAAAGGGGTAATCGTACGGCCACTACTTTTCAATATATGTTCTTGCCGGATTATCTGATGTATGGACTTAAAAATGCCCGATACGACGGACAATTGCTGGCCGAACCTGCCGAAGTTTTATATCAGGCTCCGGAAATGAACCTATCCAATTCCTGGTATGGGACTCCCCTTTTCGTTTTTGCTCTAGGATGCCTGCTACTGATCCTACTTTTACAATATGTTAAAAGCCGGTCATTATTGAATGTCATTTCCCTTATTTTTCTCCTTTTCACAGGAATTGTAGGGATTTTGATTGTATTCTTAGGAGGTTTTACAGCACACCCCATCACTGCTCCAAACTGGAATATCCTATGGGCCAATCCGCTCAATTTATTTGTAATCCCTTTTATTTTCAGGAAAGCGCTTCCTCTATTCATCAGAAAATATCTGAAATTCTATCTGGCTATCCTGGCTATAGCTATACCGGTCTGGGCCATTGCTCAGCCAGCCGTACCCATGGCTTCTATCTCTTTGATTATCCTGATGATCTATCTGTGTTTCAGACTAAGAAATGAAAAAAGATAA
- the truA gene encoding tRNA pseudouridine(38-40) synthase TruA translates to MVRYFIELAYNGSRYHGWQIQPGASSVQEEINRALSTLLRQDIYVVGAGRTDTGVHASFFVAHFDIECELPEPQQVVYKLNGLLDKDIAIYKIYRVPMDKHARFSAISRTYKYYIDKTKDPFTYPFAWKAYPLPDIQTMNEACRVLFDYTDFTSFSKLHTDVKTNNCIIYEAQWEETDKQLIFTVKANRFLRNMVRAIVGTLIDVGRGKLTPEDVRKIIESKNRCNAGTSVPAQALFLCHIEYPE, encoded by the coding sequence ATGGTCAGATATTTTATTGAATTAGCTTATAACGGCAGCCGATACCACGGCTGGCAAATCCAGCCGGGAGCATCGTCCGTGCAGGAAGAAATCAACCGGGCCCTCAGTACTTTGCTACGCCAGGACATATACGTCGTCGGCGCCGGTAGAACGGATACGGGTGTACACGCTTCATTTTTCGTCGCTCATTTCGATATCGAATGTGAACTTCCGGAGCCGCAACAGGTGGTCTATAAACTGAACGGATTACTGGATAAAGATATTGCAATCTACAAAATATACCGGGTACCTATGGATAAACATGCCCGTTTTTCGGCTATTTCCCGTACCTATAAATATTATATCGATAAAACAAAAGATCCGTTTACCTATCCATTTGCCTGGAAAGCTTATCCCCTGCCGGATATTCAGACAATGAACGAAGCCTGCCGGGTGTTATTCGATTATACGGACTTTACCAGTTTTTCGAAACTTCATACCGACGTCAAAACCAATAATTGTATTATATATGAAGCTCAGTGGGAAGAGACCGATAAACAGCTGATTTTTACGGTAAAAGCCAACCGTTTTTTGCGGAATATGGTAAGAGCGATTGTCGGTACGTTGATTGACGTGGGAAGAGGTAAACTGACCCCAGAAGATGTTCGCAAAATTATAGAATCTAAAAACCGCTGTAATGCAGGTACTTCTGTTCCTGCACAGGCTCTATTTCTTTGTCATATTGAATATCCGGAATAA